In one window of Calypte anna isolate BGI_N300 chromosome 1, bCalAnn1_v1.p, whole genome shotgun sequence DNA:
- the AMER2 gene encoding APC membrane recruitment protein 2: MDSHCDCAEPPAAEQPSGKINKTAFKLFKRRKSGGTMPSIFGVRSKGGEGKGASKAGMVRSRTHDGLADAVLESSRKEEPVGGDPQSREAGGRPGGSLGVSPGSSVAKSHSFFSLLRKNGRPENGKAESADQRAGGRQKKGLKGIFSSMRWHRKDKNGKEERGENSDIPSGLIMPGSLTASLECIKEETPKPLSETPNSAGEKGLEPPAEQRSGGAQATAEEPEAGGGKSRESSPPPGEDPATAAGPPEELSHERLEPGAGEVGTAKDAAITGCGDIIADHEEDVGGGSGGCEKSTLGASKLVASKKHPTMVAYQGGGEEMASPDQVDDTCLQEFWDMLSQTEETQTEGRGGTKKLEGLKENLGTEGIQNRVSVKRGGLHQIPVHLSHKEEQKGREKEQHEGVPNSDEGYWDSTTPGPEEDGSTSIQKETLPRDSYSGDALYDLYAEPDENPPAGPTDEEVTCMPRSKPVSPVTTTCSLKTPSSTMKDSKIPISIKHLSSHPSSHGADTSNTHHVAHHHLAKSELHRTKIPVSKVLVRRVSNRGLAGTTVKTATYQDSAKK; this comes from the exons ATGGACTCGCACTGCGACTGTGCCGAGCCTCCGGCCGCCGAGCAGCCGTCGGGGAAGATTAACAAAACCGCCTTCAAACTGTTCAAGAGGAGGAAATCCGGGGGCACCATGCCGAGCATCTTCGGGGTGAGGAGCAAAGGcggggaggggaaaggagccAGCAAAGCGGGGATGGTGCGGAGCCGGACGCACGACGGCTTGGCCGACGCcgtgctggagagcagcagaaaggaggaaCCGGTCGGCGGCGACCCGCAGAGCAGGGAGGCGGGGGGCCGGCCGGGCGGTAGCCTCGGCGTCTCCCCCGGCAGCTCGGTGGCCAAGTCGCACAGCTTCTTCTCCCTGCTGAGGAAGAACGGCAGGCCCGAGAACGGCAAGGCTGAGAGCGCGGATCAGCGGGCTGGCGGCAGACAAAAGAAGGGGCTGAAAGGCATCTTCAGCAGCATGCGATGGCatagaaaagacaaaaatggcaaggaggagaggggggaaaactCGGACATCCCGTCCGGTCTTATTATGCCCGGGTCTTTGACTGCCAGCCTGGAGTGCATCAAAGAGGAGACGCCAAAACCTTTGTCTGAAACTCCGAACAGCGCGGGAGAGAAGGGGCTGGAACCGCCGGCAGAGCAGCGCAGCGGCGGGGCGCAGGCCACCGCTGAGGAACCCGAAGCGGGAGGTGGGAAGTCGCGGGAGAGCAGCCCCCCGCCTGGGGAGGACCCTGCCACCGCTGCAGGGCCACCCGAGGAGCTCAGCCACGAGCGACTGGAGCCGGGTGCCGGAGAGGTTGGGACTGCGAAGGATGCGGCCATAACAG GCTGTGGAGATATTATTGCGGACCATGAGGAGGATGTGGGCGGCGGGAGTGGCGGCTGCGAGAAGAGCACCCTCGGGGCCAGCAAGCTGGTTGCCTCCAAAAAGCACCCCACCATGGTGGCCTaccagggaggaggggaggagatggCCAGCCCCGACCAGGTGGACGACACCTGCCTGCAGGAGTTCTGGGATATGCTGTCACAGACAGAGGAGACCCAGACGGAAGGACGAGGAGGGACAAAGAAGCTGGAGGGGCTAAAGGAGAACTTAGGTACCGAGGGGATCCAGAACAGGGTGTCAGTGAAACGTGGTGGCCTCCACCAGATCCCCGTTCACCTCAGCCacaaagaggagcagaagggcagggagaaggagcaGCACGAAGGAGTCCCGAACAGCGATGAGGGCTACTGGGATTCCACCACCCCTGGTCCTGAGGAAGATGGATCCACGAGCATCCAGAAGGAGACCCTTCCCAGGGACAGCTATAGTGGGGATGCTCTCTATGACCTCTATGCTGAGCCAGATGAGAACCCACCAGCAGGGCCTACGGATGAAGAGGTCACCTGCATGCCACGCTCTAAGCCTGTGTCTCCAGTGACAACCACGTGCTCACTGAAAACACCCTCAAGCACAATGAAGGACTCCAAGATACCTATCAGCATTAAACACCTTTCGTCACATCCTTCCAGCCATGGAGCAGACACCAGTAACACCCATCATGTTGCACACCACCACCTGGCCAAAAGTGAGCTGCACAGAACAAAAATCCCTGTCTCTAAAGTTCTGGTACGCCGGGTCAGTAACAGGGGCTTAGCAGGGACAACGGTGAAAACTGCTACATACCAGGACAGTGCCAAAAAGTAG